Proteins encoded in a region of the Marinococcus sp. PL1-022 genome:
- the cyoE gene encoding heme o synthase, with amino-acid sequence MKSENIERTVQQGSLAAPKQALRKVLAETIKTGIIKSNLIVMFAGITLALYIHNIAFSDKIGAIVLATLGSGLVIGAAGTFNNLYDRDIDKIMDRTKNRPTATGRMQLKNALILGIVMTLAGLGFLYAASPLAAFFGFIGLFFYVVPYTMWSKRRTIYNTEIGSISGAVPPLIGWAAISNDFFHPAALGLFVIMVLWQMPHFYAIAIRRHDEYKAADIPMLPVIKGNRRTYIQTNVYLVLLTLSSFLFLPVSSFIVGVSFVLSAAWLAASFICYRRMDSKKWATTMFIFSLNHMTILFTVVIGFSLIALFFN; translated from the coding sequence ATGAAATCGGAAAATATCGAACGCACGGTTCAACAAGGATCCCTCGCTGCCCCGAAACAGGCACTTCGTAAAGTACTGGCGGAAACGATTAAAACAGGGATTATCAAATCCAATTTAATCGTTATGTTTGCAGGGATTACCCTTGCTTTATATATCCACAACATCGCTTTTTCCGATAAAATCGGAGCGATAGTCCTTGCCACGCTCGGCTCGGGTCTTGTTATCGGCGCCGCCGGCACGTTTAACAACTTATACGACCGCGATATCGATAAGATTATGGACCGGACGAAAAACCGCCCTACGGCGACTGGCCGGATGCAGCTGAAAAATGCACTTATACTGGGAATTGTTATGACACTTGCAGGATTGGGCTTTTTATATGCGGCTTCACCGCTCGCAGCCTTCTTCGGCTTTATAGGTTTATTCTTTTATGTTGTTCCTTATACGATGTGGAGCAAGCGGCGCACGATTTACAATACAGAAATCGGAAGTATTTCCGGAGCAGTGCCCCCGCTTATCGGCTGGGCTGCTATTTCTAATGATTTTTTCCACCCGGCAGCTCTCGGCCTTTTCGTTATTATGGTTCTATGGCAGATGCCTCACTTCTATGCTATCGCTATACGCAGACACGACGAGTATAAAGCAGCAGATATCCCAATGCTTCCAGTAATCAAGGGAAACCGGCGGACTTATATTCAGACAAACGTTTACCTTGTTCTGCTGACCCTATCGAGCTTTCTTTTCCTTCCTGTCAGCAGCTTTATCGTTGGTGTATCCTTTGTATTAAGCGCAGCCTGGCTTGCAGCAAGCTTTATATGCTACCGGCGGATGGACAGCAAAAAATGGGCAACTACTATGTTTATTTTTTCATTGAATCATATGACGATTTTGTTCACTGTCGTAATTGGATTTTCCCTAATTGCCCTGTTTTTTAACTAA
- a CDS encoding Bcr/CflA family efflux MFS transporter — protein MIQNPKGKERIGLALILSMLAILGPLNIDMYLPSFPGIAADLNARASMVQLSLTACLVGLAVGQVIVGPISDAKGRRKPLLVSITLFAAASFICAIAPNIYILIAARLLQGLTASAGIVVSRAVVRDIFSGKELTQFFSLLMVINAIAPMAAPMIGGAILLLPFSEWSTIFLFLAVVGLAIVITIGFRLEETLPEEKRTPSSLKYTIRTIGDLWKDRSFIGYALTLGFVHGGSFAYVSGTPFVYQEIYGVSAQVFSVLFGINGLAIITGSFLIGRLAGIIAERKLLRTAVITAVSASSFLLAMTIIEGPLALLVIPIFIYMTAMGMVLTSSFTLAIAKQGHRAGSASALLGMLPLLIGSIVSPLAGIDETTAVPMGAIMFITTVFGLTAFSTLSERPQKK, from the coding sequence ATGATTCAGAATCCTAAAGGAAAAGAGCGGATCGGTCTGGCGCTGATTCTTAGTATGCTTGCAATTCTCGGGCCGCTCAATATTGATATGTACCTGCCAAGCTTCCCGGGAATAGCGGCAGATTTAAACGCCCGTGCCTCCATGGTGCAGCTTAGTTTAACTGCCTGTCTTGTTGGTCTTGCAGTCGGTCAGGTGATCGTCGGCCCGATTAGTGATGCAAAAGGGAGAAGAAAGCCGCTGCTGGTTTCTATTACGCTGTTTGCGGCTGCTTCGTTTATTTGTGCAATTGCACCGAATATATACATATTGATTGCTGCAAGGCTGCTGCAGGGCTTAACTGCTTCTGCCGGCATTGTCGTTTCAAGGGCGGTGGTGAGAGACATTTTCAGTGGAAAGGAACTGACCCAGTTCTTTTCGCTGTTGATGGTTATTAACGCCATCGCCCCTATGGCCGCTCCGATGATTGGAGGCGCCATTTTACTCCTCCCATTTTCAGAGTGGTCGACAATTTTCCTTTTTCTCGCGGTCGTCGGGCTTGCCATCGTAATTACAATTGGTTTTCGGCTTGAAGAGACCCTTCCGGAGGAAAAAAGAACGCCGAGCTCACTCAAATATACGATTCGCACCATTGGTGATTTGTGGAAGGATCGTTCTTTTATCGGGTACGCATTAACGCTTGGCTTCGTGCACGGGGGCAGCTTCGCCTACGTTTCCGGCACGCCATTTGTGTATCAGGAGATTTACGGGGTCTCAGCCCAGGTGTTCAGTGTATTATTTGGCATTAATGGCCTGGCTATTATCACCGGCAGTTTTTTAATCGGCCGGCTGGCCGGCATTATTGCTGAACGAAAACTACTTCGCACGGCGGTGATCACGGCAGTAAGTGCGAGTTCTTTTCTTCTCGCGATGACAATCATTGAAGGCCCGCTCGCGCTGCTCGTCATCCCTATTTTCATTTACATGACAGCGATGGGGATGGTGCTGACAAGCTCGTTTACGCTGGCGATTGCCAAACAGGGCCACCGGGCAGGAAGTGCAAGTGCGCTGCTCGGCATGCTTCCGCTTTTGATAGGTTCAATAGTTTCCCCGCTTGCCGGCATTGATGAAACGACAGCTGTCCCGATGGGAGCTATTATGTTTATTACGACCGTATTTGGACTGACGGCGTTCAGCACGCTCAGTGAACGCCCGCAGAAAAAATAA
- a CDS encoding malate synthase G, which yields MNTYRSAGRLHVHPSLYQFINEEVLPGSGLEQKQFWQDFGQIVHDLTPENEVLLHTRDNLQNQIHEWHQAHPQRDPDQYRTFLERIGYLEPEPDDFQIATEHTDEEISMQAGPQLVVPISNERFAINAANARWGSLYDALYGSDIINEEDGAEQQQSYNPVRGEKVVAYAKQFLDEYFPLRSRSHKDAVSYSIENGGLEISFQDGSKGQLQHPEQFSGYQGASARPVAVLLKHHRLHIEIQIDYSHPIGKTDPAGVKDVAVESALTTIMDCEDSVAAVDAEDKILVYRNWLGLIKGDINARFQKGDKTVTRIMNPDRSYTSPFGEEFTLSGRSLMLNRNVGHLMTTDAILNEREEEIPEGIMDGVITSLISKHDLLGNGKYGNSREGSIYIVKPKMHGSKEAAFANKLFDRIEDMLHLERHTLKIGVMDEERRTTINLKACIREVKDRVMFINTGFLDRTGDEIHTSMEAGAMIRKGEMKTSAWLGSYEKSNVQTGLATGFEQRAQIGKGMWAMPEQLAAMMDQKDGQLKAGASTAWVPSPTAATLHALHYHQVDVPEVQKDLKQLSESHLDSILTIPTAANADWSEAAVQEELDNNAQGILGYVVRWVELGIGCSKVPDINNVALMEDRATLRISSQHIANWLHHHICSRQQVMETFKRMAAVVDEQNAHDPEYRPMSPDFDQSTAFQAACDLVFQGYNQPNGYTEPILHRRRREAKDRLKAEAK from the coding sequence ATGAACACGTACCGATCGGCAGGCAGACTTCATGTGCACCCTTCTTTATATCAATTTATTAATGAAGAAGTTCTTCCCGGCTCCGGACTGGAACAAAAGCAGTTTTGGCAGGATTTCGGTCAGATAGTTCATGATCTGACCCCTGAAAACGAAGTGCTTCTGCACACGAGAGACAATCTGCAGAACCAGATTCACGAATGGCATCAGGCTCACCCTCAGCGGGATCCGGATCAGTACCGAACATTTCTTGAAAGAATCGGCTACCTTGAACCAGAGCCGGATGATTTTCAAATTGCCACGGAACACACGGACGAAGAGATTTCCATGCAGGCCGGGCCGCAGCTTGTCGTCCCCATCAGCAACGAACGCTTTGCCATTAACGCAGCTAATGCACGCTGGGGAAGCCTTTACGATGCTTTATATGGAAGCGATATCATCAATGAAGAGGACGGAGCGGAGCAGCAGCAATCCTACAATCCTGTACGCGGTGAAAAGGTTGTTGCTTACGCTAAGCAATTTTTGGACGAATACTTTCCACTTCGCAGCCGTTCCCACAAGGACGCGGTCAGCTACTCTATTGAAAACGGGGGCCTCGAAATATCCTTTCAGGATGGCAGCAAGGGGCAGCTTCAACATCCTGAACAATTTTCAGGCTACCAGGGCGCAAGCGCCCGTCCGGTAGCTGTGCTTTTAAAGCACCACCGGCTGCATATCGAAATTCAAATTGACTATAGTCACCCGATTGGTAAAACCGACCCGGCCGGAGTAAAAGATGTGGCTGTAGAGTCTGCGCTTACAACTATTATGGATTGCGAGGATTCTGTAGCTGCTGTAGATGCTGAAGATAAAATACTGGTTTACCGCAACTGGCTCGGTCTCATTAAAGGAGATATTAACGCCCGGTTTCAAAAAGGCGATAAAACAGTGACACGCATTATGAATCCGGACCGCAGCTATACGTCTCCTTTCGGCGAAGAATTTACTCTGTCAGGCCGCTCTCTGATGCTGAACCGGAACGTCGGCCATTTGATGACAACCGATGCCATATTAAATGAAAGGGAAGAAGAAATTCCTGAAGGCATTATGGATGGCGTCATTACGAGCCTTATCTCCAAACACGACCTGCTTGGAAACGGAAAATACGGAAACTCCCGCGAAGGTTCCATCTATATTGTTAAGCCAAAAATGCATGGTTCTAAAGAAGCTGCCTTTGCAAACAAGCTGTTTGACCGGATTGAAGATATGCTCCACCTCGAACGCCACACCTTGAAAATAGGCGTTATGGACGAGGAACGAAGAACAACGATAAACCTGAAGGCCTGCATCAGGGAAGTAAAAGACCGGGTAATGTTCATTAATACAGGCTTCCTGGACCGGACCGGAGATGAAATTCATACCTCCATGGAGGCAGGAGCGATGATCAGGAAAGGCGAAATGAAAACCTCTGCCTGGCTCGGAAGCTACGAAAAATCAAACGTACAGACCGGACTTGCCACCGGCTTTGAACAGCGTGCCCAGATCGGTAAAGGCATGTGGGCCATGCCCGAGCAGTTGGCAGCTATGATGGATCAGAAGGACGGACAGTTAAAAGCCGGAGCTTCCACCGCCTGGGTGCCTTCACCAACGGCCGCTACGCTGCACGCTCTCCATTATCACCAGGTCGATGTCCCGGAAGTCCAAAAAGATTTAAAACAGCTATCTGAATCTCATCTTGATTCTATTTTAACTATACCCACCGCCGCTAATGCTGACTGGTCAGAAGCCGCAGTACAGGAGGAGCTCGACAATAACGCTCAGGGCATTCTTGGATATGTTGTCCGCTGGGTCGAGCTTGGCATCGGCTGCTCTAAGGTGCCGGATATCAACAACGTTGCACTTATGGAAGACCGGGCAACGCTTCGCATCTCCAGCCAGCACATTGCCAACTGGCTTCATCATCACATTTGCTCCAGGCAGCAGGTAATGGAAACATTCAAACGAATGGCCGCTGTTGTAGATGAACAAAACGCCCACGATCCCGAATACCGCCCGATGAGTCCGGATTTTGACCAGTCGACCGCCTTTCAGGCCGCATGCGATTTAGTATTCCAGGGGTACAATCAGCCAAACGGCTATACCGAGCCTATTCTCCATAGACGACGCAGAGAAGCTAAGGATCGTTTAAAAGCAGAAGCCAAATAG
- a CDS encoding sensor histidine kinase has translation MQNWFDIFPKSTGLSLYAWIIFCLLPFYFIIRSATYFEIILGVFMILLFFTTYRLSFIKKGWTVYLSVGIEMLISIGMTLYFGYVYFSLFLAFFIGNIQHKAGFLTLYILHLLTTLAAVVIGFYVQNELFMMQLPFIAISVIGVILLPFNIYNRNKREKLETELHEANQRISQLVVLEERQRIARDLHDTLGQKLSLIGLKSELAGKLIDTKPERTQAELTDIHQTARTALKEVRELVSDMKGAKLSDELLRVEEILQAAGITLHVKGSASFHEAPPLIENVLSMCLKEAVTNVVKHSEAANCYIAIDQSTTSLSLTVEDDGKGISSDQKSWSESGLQGIKERLGFINGQFNYYSSEGTKLAIQVPLVVQQIK, from the coding sequence ATGCAAAACTGGTTCGATATATTCCCAAAGAGCACCGGCCTCAGCCTGTACGCATGGATCATTTTTTGCTTGCTCCCCTTTTATTTTATTATTCGGTCTGCCACTTATTTTGAAATTATCCTTGGTGTCTTTATGATTCTTCTGTTTTTTACGACCTATCGTTTATCCTTTATTAAAAAGGGCTGGACGGTTTATTTATCTGTGGGCATTGAAATGCTTATCAGTATCGGCATGACCCTTTATTTTGGTTATGTTTATTTTTCCCTGTTTTTAGCCTTCTTTATTGGTAATATTCAGCATAAGGCAGGCTTCCTTACCCTGTACATTCTCCACCTTCTTACTACCCTGGCCGCTGTTGTCATCGGCTTTTACGTTCAAAACGAGCTGTTTATGATGCAGCTTCCCTTTATTGCCATCAGTGTCATCGGGGTTATTCTTCTTCCTTTTAATATCTACAACCGAAACAAACGCGAAAAGCTTGAAACTGAGCTTCACGAAGCGAACCAGCGCATCTCCCAGCTCGTTGTTCTCGAAGAACGGCAGCGTATTGCCAGAGATCTGCACGATACTCTTGGACAGAAGCTTTCGTTAATTGGTTTAAAAAGTGAACTCGCCGGAAAATTAATAGATACTAAACCTGAACGGACCCAGGCGGAATTAACTGATATTCATCAGACCGCCCGCACCGCTTTAAAAGAAGTTCGTGAGCTCGTATCCGATATGAAAGGTGCGAAGTTGAGCGATGAACTTCTGCGCGTAGAGGAAATTCTTCAGGCTGCAGGTATTACTCTTCATGTAAAGGGCAGCGCCAGCTTTCACGAAGCTCCTCCTCTCATTGAGAATGTACTCAGCATGTGCTTAAAGGAAGCTGTGACCAATGTTGTTAAACACAGTGAAGCAGCAAATTGTTATATTGCGATCGATCAATCCACAACCAGCCTTTCCCTCACAGTCGAAGATGACGGCAAAGGCATTTCCTCCGATCAGAAATCCTGGTCCGAAAGCGGCCTGCAGGGCATTAAAGAACGCCTCGGCTTCATCAACGGCCAGTTTAACTATTATTCTTCCGAAGGCACAAAGCTTGCTATTCAAGTACCTCTGGTCGTTCAACAAATTAAATAA
- the gvpA gene encoding gas vesicle structural protein GvpA — MATIEKSTDSSSLAEVIDRILDKGIVIDLYARISVVGIELITIEARIVIASVDTWLRYAEAVGLLRDDVQGEIDEDADSNERAGQLNFA, encoded by the coding sequence ATGGCAACAATTGAAAAAAGTACAGATTCTTCCAGCTTAGCAGAGGTTATTGACCGTATACTGGACAAAGGTATTGTTATCGACCTGTACGCCCGTATTTCTGTGGTAGGAATTGAACTGATTACAATTGAAGCACGTATCGTTATTGCAAGTGTTGATACTTGGCTCCGTTACGCTGAAGCAGTCGGACTGCTCCGCGACGATGTCCAGGGCGAAATCGATGAAGATGCAGACTCTAATGAGCGTGCCGGGCAGTTAAACTTTGCTTAA
- a CDS encoding response regulator transcription factor: protein MIRIVIVEDQQMLLGALGSLLDLEEDMEVVGKAENGQEALALIDKEQPDICIMDIEMPVKSGLEAAEELKESTCKIIILTTFARTGYFERARKAGISGYLLKDSPSEELAQSIRIIMSGRKVYSPDLVDLAYNNAATLTKREEEVLALIAEGKSTTAIARQLSLTNGTVRNYISVIFDKLEVSNRVEAVTKFQELKH from the coding sequence ATGATAAGAATAGTGATCGTTGAGGATCAGCAGATGCTTTTAGGAGCCCTTGGTTCTCTTCTCGATTTAGAAGAAGATATGGAAGTCGTCGGTAAAGCAGAGAATGGACAGGAAGCCTTGGCCCTTATTGATAAAGAACAGCCTGATATATGTATTATGGACATTGAAATGCCGGTAAAAAGCGGGTTAGAGGCTGCTGAGGAGTTAAAGGAGAGTACGTGCAAAATTATTATTCTTACCACCTTCGCACGCACCGGTTATTTTGAGCGGGCCCGAAAAGCAGGAATCAGCGGCTATCTTTTAAAGGACAGCCCGAGCGAAGAACTGGCCCAGTCTATCCGTATTATTATGAGCGGCAGAAAGGTCTATTCCCCTGACCTGGTGGATCTTGCATATAACAATGCCGCCACGCTTACCAAACGTGAAGAAGAAGTACTTGCGTTAATCGCAGAGGGAAAAAGCACCACGGCCATAGCCCGGCAGCTGTCTCTTACCAATGGTACTGTGAGAAACTATATTTCTGTTATATTTGATAAGCTTGAAGTAAGCAATCGTGTGGAAGCCGTCACTAAATTTCAGGAATTGAAGCATTAA
- the gvpO gene encoding gas vesicle protein GvpO has product MYFYCKKKAGTTMKEVMKSINDFFEENVKPPFRITSVSEEDYGWFAEIEVIEEDEYMQKYGHDQLLGVYEVKLNNNQQVGSFERVNLRPRSAFVETAERR; this is encoded by the coding sequence ATATATTTCTATTGTAAGAAGAAAGCGGGGACCACTATGAAGGAAGTAATGAAATCAATTAACGATTTTTTTGAAGAAAATGTAAAGCCTCCGTTTCGAATTACTTCGGTTTCCGAAGAAGACTACGGCTGGTTTGCAGAAATAGAAGTGATCGAAGAAGACGAATATATGCAGAAGTACGGCCATGACCAGCTTCTGGGCGTCTATGAAGTGAAGCTGAACAATAACCAGCAGGTAGGGTCGTTTGAGCGTGTAAACCTGAGACCAAGAAGTGCTTTTGTAGAAACAGCAGAAAGGAGATAA
- a CDS encoding STAS domain-containing protein: MQFNQEKADGSLYDYLIEHIDTMRGTWSSDSSSGNASDDYTNQKLEEMKKVFAQELVHVFREEETQFYEHFEEKISAIVEENKEMWQPMLTIQEEFTYYRNAILEQIRLFVHQYEESIPVDHVLGWQRKALQAFDYAGRAFMKEAIYHMNEQMQLKEAMILELSSPIILIQKKTGLLPLIGHIDEQRGQVIVEHTLKQCTESELTRLYIDLSGVRDITTFVAQRIMQLATALKLVGVKTTLCGMRPEMAQTAVQLGISFKDIDIVSELTHALQANYAL, translated from the coding sequence GTGCAATTTAATCAGGAAAAAGCTGACGGCTCCTTATATGATTATTTGATTGAACATATAGACACCATGCGTGGCACATGGTCTTCCGATTCCTCTTCTGGCAATGCTTCTGATGATTATACAAATCAAAAACTCGAAGAAATGAAAAAGGTTTTTGCCCAGGAGCTTGTGCATGTATTCCGGGAAGAAGAAACCCAATTTTACGAGCATTTTGAAGAAAAAATCAGTGCCATTGTGGAAGAGAATAAAGAAATGTGGCAGCCGATGCTCACTATCCAGGAAGAATTCACCTATTACCGCAACGCCATTTTAGAACAGATCCGCCTGTTTGTTCACCAGTATGAGGAATCAATTCCGGTCGATCATGTGCTCGGCTGGCAGCGCAAGGCACTCCAGGCTTTCGATTACGCCGGGCGGGCGTTCATGAAGGAAGCTATTTATCATATGAACGAACAGATGCAGCTGAAAGAAGCTATGATTCTGGAGCTTTCCTCCCCGATCATTTTGATTCAAAAGAAAACCGGTCTGCTTCCGCTCATTGGCCATATCGATGAACAGCGGGGCCAGGTGATTGTGGAGCATACGTTAAAGCAATGCACCGAAAGCGAATTAACAAGGCTGTACATTGACCTTTCGGGCGTTCGTGATATCACTACGTTTGTCGCTCAGCGTATTATGCAGCTTGCCACCGCCTTAAAGCTCGTCGGCGTGAAAACTACGCTGTGCGGCATGCGACCAGAGATGGCCCAGACTGCCGTCCAGCTTGGCATCAGCTTTAAAGACATTGATATCGTTTCCGAGCTGACCCACGCACTGCAGGCAAACTACGCTTTATAA
- a CDS encoding DegV family protein: MTQRIAWITDSTSSIDPKTAAKYNIHIIPLSVVFENESYKENVEITTEEFYKRLPHEEAFPTTSQPSVGSFSELFEQLKGSYDAGIAIHISSHLSGTLQTAQLAAETTGFPLFTVDSGMGAGSIRPLLTRGSKLAEEGSTPEEIQQRLTEMAGHAKGYLLLGSLEQAHKGGRISRGKLILGTLLKIHPLLTFERGQIVPFEKIRTRKRAENRLLQIAQDAIASSQVEDLSIIYTTTKGKAEAWKKELQELSPGLSIHLCPLSPVIGVHGGAETMGIMWYEYR; the protein is encoded by the coding sequence ATGACACAGCGTATAGCCTGGATCACAGACAGCACCAGTTCTATCGATCCGAAAACAGCCGCAAAGTATAATATTCATATTATTCCCTTATCTGTTGTGTTTGAAAATGAAAGCTATAAAGAAAATGTCGAGATTACCACGGAGGAATTTTATAAGCGCCTGCCGCATGAAGAAGCTTTCCCTACAACCAGCCAGCCTTCTGTGGGAAGCTTTTCCGAACTGTTTGAACAATTAAAGGGTTCTTATGACGCAGGAATCGCCATACATATCAGCAGTCACCTGAGCGGTACTCTTCAAACAGCCCAGCTCGCGGCAGAAACGACCGGCTTTCCGCTCTTCACAGTAGATTCAGGGATGGGTGCCGGCAGCATTCGTCCCCTGCTGACGAGAGGCTCAAAATTAGCAGAGGAAGGGAGCACGCCGGAGGAAATACAGCAGCGGTTAACAGAGATGGCAGGCCATGCCAAAGGCTACCTGCTCCTCGGAAGCCTTGAACAGGCACATAAAGGGGGAAGGATCTCCCGCGGAAAGCTGATTCTTGGAACGCTCTTGAAGATTCATCCTCTTCTTACCTTTGAACGGGGCCAAATTGTTCCTTTTGAAAAAATTCGCACACGAAAACGGGCCGAAAATCGGCTTCTGCAGATTGCTCAAGATGCCATAGCATCCTCGCAGGTCGAAGACCTGAGCATTATTTATACAACAACAAAAGGTAAAGCAGAGGCATGGAAAAAAGAGCTGCAGGAGCTTTCCCCCGGGCTCTCCATTCATCTTTGCCCTCTCAGTCCGGTGATCGGTGTTCACGGCGGAGCAGAAACCATGGGGATTATGTGGTATGAATACAGATAA
- a CDS encoding fatty acid desaturase, protein MSRQEQMQLKKSAAPYAHSDHKASIIQLCNSILPLLALWALAYAAYSISPFITVALAIIAGGFVVRTFIIFHDCTHGSFFKSSKANDRIGTLTGIVTHFSYAKWKRSHMIHHSTSGNLDKRGTGDVWVMTVDEYQNAGRWLRLSYRLYRNPFVLFFLGPFYLFLVENRFNRKGAKRKERLNTYFTNISIVVIYALLIWLVGWAAFFTIQIPMLFTAGFLGIWLFYVQHTFEDSYFENEDKWDFVKAAVDGSSYYELPKVLQWITGNIGYHHVHHLSPRVPNYNLAKTHENIEPLQQATKITLGTSLTSIRFRLYDEENNTFVSFKEANIRSKRQAKEPLASPSDKKS, encoded by the coding sequence ATGAGCAGACAAGAACAAATGCAATTGAAAAAGAGCGCTGCCCCATACGCTCATTCTGACCATAAAGCAAGCATTATTCAGCTGTGCAACTCCATTCTTCCTTTACTGGCCCTATGGGCGCTTGCGTATGCAGCGTATTCCATTTCTCCTTTTATTACTGTCGCCCTCGCAATTATTGCCGGAGGCTTTGTCGTCCGTACATTTATTATCTTTCACGACTGCACGCACGGTTCATTTTTTAAAAGCAGTAAGGCGAATGATCGAATCGGTACATTAACCGGGATCGTTACTCACTTCTCTTATGCAAAATGGAAAAGAAGCCATATGATTCACCACTCCACGAGCGGCAACCTCGATAAACGGGGCACCGGAGATGTTTGGGTCATGACCGTCGACGAATATCAAAACGCCGGCAGATGGCTGCGACTCAGCTACCGCTTATATCGCAACCCATTCGTGCTTTTCTTTTTAGGGCCATTTTATCTGTTTCTTGTCGAAAACCGCTTCAACCGTAAAGGTGCCAAACGAAAAGAACGCCTGAACACGTATTTCACGAATATTTCTATTGTAGTTATTTACGCTTTGTTAATCTGGCTTGTCGGCTGGGCTGCCTTTTTCACCATTCAGATTCCTATGCTTTTTACAGCAGGGTTTCTCGGCATTTGGTTATTTTACGTCCAACACACGTTTGAAGACTCCTACTTTGAAAACGAAGATAAATGGGACTTTGTAAAGGCTGCAGTAGACGGAAGCTCTTACTACGAGCTTCCAAAAGTGCTTCAGTGGATTACAGGCAATATCGGCTACCATCACGTGCATCATCTCAGCCCGCGTGTACCGAACTATAATCTGGCAAAAACCCATGAAAACATTGAACCACTGCAGCAGGCTACAAAAATCACTCTGGGTACAAGCCTCACCTCTATTCGGTTCCGTTTGTACGATGAAGAAAACAATACGTTTGTCAGCTTTAAAGAAGCGAACATCCGGAGCAAAAGACAGGCAAAAGAGCCGTTAGCCTCCCCGTCCGATAAAAAATCTTAA
- a CDS encoding Cof-type HAD-IIB family hydrolase: MKLIATDMDGTLLDQNGEISKDNAEALQSASAHGIDIVIATGRTYEAAHRPLESAGLSYPIISMNGAVTYKNRQEIQRSAPITESSCERILTVNHAAGSYIELFTSHGIFAPSREAYMNVVVGMLQTAHPELTRAAAQQYAERRLKDENFQFTDDFFSILDYEDIDVYKMLAFSSEASVLEQMKYDLRGDNELALTSSGMGNLELNHVRAQKGFALQEFALERGISLEDVMALGDNFNDLNMLQMAGRSIAMGNAVPEIKKACGFSTKTNTEHGVAHAVHEMLHELKTKSS; encoded by the coding sequence ATGAAACTAATTGCAACGGATATGGACGGAACATTGCTGGATCAGAACGGAGAAATCAGTAAAGACAACGCCGAAGCTCTTCAGAGTGCTTCGGCACACGGCATTGATATTGTCATCGCCACAGGGAGGACCTACGAAGCAGCACACAGACCATTGGAGTCTGCCGGCCTTTCCTATCCAATTATCAGCATGAATGGGGCCGTCACTTACAAAAACCGGCAGGAAATACAGCGTTCTGCCCCAATCACAGAAAGCTCCTGTGAGCGGATTTTAACCGTGAATCACGCTGCCGGTTCTTATATTGAACTTTTTACCAGTCATGGTATCTTTGCGCCTTCAAGAGAAGCGTATATGAATGTGGTTGTGGGAATGCTGCAGACCGCTCACCCCGAGCTGACGAGAGCTGCAGCACAGCAGTATGCTGAGCGCCGGCTTAAGGATGAAAATTTCCAGTTCACCGATGATTTCTTCTCAATACTCGACTACGAGGACATCGATGTGTATAAAATGCTCGCCTTTTCTTCAGAGGCTTCCGTGCTCGAACAGATGAAATACGATCTCCGGGGTGATAACGAGCTCGCTCTTACTTCTTCAGGCATGGGAAACCTTGAATTAAACCACGTACGGGCCCAAAAAGGCTTTGCCCTTCAGGAGTTTGCGCTGGAGCGGGGGATCTCCCTTGAGGATGTTATGGCTCTTGGGGATAATTTTAACGATTTAAATATGCTCCAGATGGCAGGACGAAGCATTGCCATGGGCAATGCCGTTCCGGAAATTAAAAAGGCATGTGGTTTTTCCACAAAAACAAATACCGAACACGGAGTCGCTCATGCTGTGCATGAAATGCTCCATGAATTAAAAACGAAAAGCAGCTGA
- a CDS encoding DUF896 domain-containing protein translates to MIATLPRINELARKKVNQGLTAQEQQEQKQLREEYLQMIRGSMEETLLTTTVQDPEGNDVTPEKLKNIQS, encoded by the coding sequence ATGATCGCAACGCTTCCTCGCATTAACGAATTGGCGAGAAAAAAAGTAAATCAGGGACTGACTGCACAAGAGCAGCAGGAGCAGAAGCAGCTTCGTGAAGAGTACCTTCAAATGATCCGCGGATCGATGGAAGAGACACTGCTCACCACCACCGTGCAGGATCCGGAAGGTAACGATGTAACACCGGAAAAATTAAAAAACATTCAATCCTAA